In the Telopea speciosissima isolate NSW1024214 ecotype Mountain lineage chromosome 2, Tspe_v1, whole genome shotgun sequence genome, one interval contains:
- the LOC122652352 gene encoding accelerated cell death 11 — protein MADEDKPLVKISEAFKDLAATVNSETLDVKVAPFSHACSLVSPLFGCLGIAFKFAEMDYVAKVHDLAEASKSFETLQSLLDRDIENDSVKKAGSHSRNLLRVKRGIDMVRVLFEKIQTSEGNSLKDPASVAYAKVFAPHHGWAIRKAVAAGMYALPTKAQLLKKLNEDEASAMVQMQNYVVASAPVIQYIDNLFLSKQLGIDW, from the exons aTGGCTGACGAAGACAAACCTCTGGTAAAGATTTCGGAGGCATTCAAAGATCTCGCAGCTACCGTAAATTCGGAAACCCTAGATGTCAAAGTTGCGCCCTTCTCTCATGCTTGCTCTCTCGTGTCCCCTCTCTTTGGCTGCTTGGGTATCGCATTCAAGTTCGCAGAGATGGATTACGTAGCAAAG GTTCATGATCTAGCTGAAGCGTCAAAGTCATTTGAAACATTACAATCTTTACTGGATCGGGACATTGAGAACGACTCTGTGAAGAAAGCTGGTAGTCATTCGAGAAACCTTCTCAGAGTGAAGCGTGGAATCGATATGGTCAGGGTTCTATTCGAGAAAATTCAAACTTCAGA GGGAAACTCCCTGAAGGATCCAGCCTCTGTGGCTTATGCCAAGGTTTTTGCTCCCCACCATGGTTGGGCCATCAGGAAAGCCGTTGCTGCTGGGATGTATGCTCTTCCTACAAAGGCACAGCTCTTGAAAAAGTTGAATGAAGATG AAGCCTCAGCAATGGTTCAGATGCAAAACTACGTCGTTGCTTCTGCACCTGTTATTCAGTACATCGACAATCTATTTCTTTCAAAGCAGTTGGGCATAGACTGGTGA
- the LOC122652491 gene encoding 54S ribosomal protein L19, mitochondrial-like: MASVKEILTRKPMSTTNRLTVPAGAARPAAPVSPALGPYHLNQMTFCKDFNARTQKYKPDTPMSVTITAFKDKTFEFTVKSPSVSWYLKKAAGIDSGSSRPGHVVASVLTPQHIYEIAKIKQSDPYCRYMSLEAISISIIGAANTMGIKVPEELD, encoded by the coding sequence ATGGCGTCTGTAAAAGAGATTCTAACTCGCAAGCCGATGTCCACTACAAACCGGCTAACTGTTCCTGCTGGTGCTGCTCGACCAGCCGCACCTGTTAGTCCTGCCCTGGGTCCGTATCATCTTAACCAAATGACCTTCTGCAAGGACTTCAATGCTCGAACTCAGAAGTACAAACCTGACACCCCGATGTCAGTTACCATCACTGCTTTCAAAGATAAGACATTTGAATTCACAGTTAAGTCTCCTTCTGTCAGTTGGTACCTCAAAAAGGCAGCTGGAATCGACTCTGGTAGCAGTCGACCTGGCCATGTTGTCGCATCTGTTTTAACTCCGCAGCACATATATGAGATAGCTAAGATAAAACAGTCTGATCCTTATTGTCGGTACATGTCATTGGAGGCTATCTCCATATCAATCATTGGAGCTGCTAATACTATGGGCATTAAGGTTCCGGAGGAATTAGATTGA